GGACTCTGGCCTCCGTTCTTAAAACCGGCGGCTACAAAACCTATTTTACGGGTAAGTGGCATCTTGGCGAATCCGACTACGCGCTGCCCAATGAACAGGGCTACGACGTCATGAAATACTGCGGGCTTTATCACCTCAACGCCTACACGTACGGTGATCCGACATTTTTCCCGGACATGGCCCCAGAACTGCGTACGTTCTTCAATAAGGTGACCAAAGGTTCGATGTCAGGCAAGGCCGGTGAGAAGGCGTTCGAGGACTTCAAGATCAACGGACAGTATGTCGACGAGCCCGGCAAGAATGTCACGCTCCATGACGTCAACTACCCTGATGGCGTCGTCGGCATTCCGTACTTCGATAGCTATGTCGAGAAGGCGGCCATCGAGTTCCTTGAGGAAGCGGCGAAGACTCCTGACACCCCGTTCTTCATCAATGTGAACTTCATGAAAGTCCACCAACCGAACATGCCAGCTCCGGAGTTCAAACACAAGTCGATGTCCAAGAGCAAGTATGCCGACTCCGTCGTCGAGCTTGACACGCGTATTGGTCGCGTCATGAGCAAGCTGAAAGAACTCGGCCTCGATCAGGATACGTTGGTTGTGTACACGACCGACAACGGAGCTTGGCAGGACGTATATCCGGATGCCGGTTACACCCCGTTCCGAGGCACCAAGGGCACTGTTCGTGAAGGTGGGAACCGGGTTCCTGCCATCGCCGTCTGGCCGGGCAAGATTGAAGCCGCCGCGAAGAACCACGATATCGTCGGAGGCCTTGACCTCATGGCGACATTTGCTTCCGTCGCAGGCGTGAAGCTGCCTGAGAATGATCGCGAAGGGAAGCCGATCATCTTCGACAGCTACGACCTCAGACCGGTCCTCCTGGGCACCGGCCCGTCACCGCGCAAGGAATGGTTCTACTTTACGGAAAA
This genomic window from Novipirellula aureliae contains:
- a CDS encoding arylsulfatase, producing the protein MNKMKHLALALGLVMGFVTSAQAADKAPNILFLVSDDTGFGDLGPYGGGVGRGMPTPSIDKMARDGMTFFSFYAQPSCTPGRAAMQTGRIPNRSGMTTVAFQGQGGGLPAAEWTLASVLKTGGYKTYFTGKWHLGESDYALPNEQGYDVMKYCGLYHLNAYTYGDPTFFPDMAPELRTFFNKVTKGSMSGKAGEKAFEDFKINGQYVDEPGKNVTLHDVNYPDGVVGIPYFDSYVEKAAIEFLEEAAKTPDTPFFINVNFMKVHQPNMPAPEFKHKSMSKSKYADSVVELDTRIGRVMSKLKELGLDQDTLVVYTTDNGAWQDVYPDAGYTPFRGTKGTVREGGNRVPAIAVWPGKIEAAAKNHDIVGGLDLMATFASVAGVKLPENDREGKPIIFDSYDLRPVLLGTGPSPRKEWFYFTENELSPGAVRVGNYKACFNIRGDNGQETGGLSVDTNLGWKGAEKYVATVPQIFDLWADPQERYDLFMNNFTERTWTLVTIEPAIKELMKTYVKYPPRKLQSAGYDGPITISDYQKFDWLRKSLAEDGINLPLPTGN